DNA from Laspinema palackyanum D2c:
AGCGCTTCCTCCAATGGAATGAGCGATGGCGCAGCTACAGATGTGGCCTGGAATTCCCTGCGGAGTAGCTATGAGGAAGGAAGTGATGGCAAATGGCATCCACGTCCCCAAGTTGGTGCTCATCGCAGCCCCACGGGGACTATGCCCGGAGCCTAAAATCGGAATTTGGAGCGACTCAATTAGGGATGCGATCGCAATGATCG
Protein-coding regions in this window:
- a CDS encoding ChaB family protein; translated protein: MAYQTKEDLPNDVKEKLPEGAQNIFFTAYNSASSNGMSDGAATDVAWNSLRSSYEEGSDGKWHPRPQVGAHRSPTGTMPGA